The DNA segment TCATTCTCGGAAGCATCAAGGCGAATGTCGTATACGGCGCGTTAGCCGCTACAGGAGTCGTTTTTGCGGCAGGCTATCTTTTGCTCTTTGCAAAGCGGATGCTTTTCGGAGAACCCACAAAAAATCTGACCGATTACCACGATCTCAGCTTGAAAGAATGGACGATTCTCATTCCCACCGTTGCGATGATCTTCTGGATCGGAATTTATCCGAAACCGTTTTTAAGGGTATTGGAATCTTCGGTTAGGGTCGCGTTGAATTCCGCTTCCGCAAAAGTGATCCAAGATCGTTCTTTAAAGGAAAAAGATATAGTCGATAAACCCTTTGAAAGAAAATATATTTCCTATAAATCCTTGGGAGAACATCCCGCTCGTTATGAAGAACGATTGAAAGGATACCAAGGTAAATATTCTCTTCCTGAATCGATTCGAAAGGGAAAGGAAACCTCGCCCGAAGGCGATGAAGAGGCAATGCAATGAATTTGATTCCAAACCTTCTTGATCTATTCTCCATTCTGCCCTCTTTGATTTTAGCGGGAGGCGGGGTTTTTCTCGTTTGTTTGTGTGTTCTTTTTAAAACCAGAGAATTTCTGATCGTACGATACATGTCCGGATTGCTTTTATTGATCGCATTCGGAAGCGTGTTTTACACGTCGTTCCGATTTCCCGGAAACGGAACCTATTTCGGAGGTCAGATAGAAAATTCCATTTTATCCTTTTGGCTCAATCTCGTATATATCTCGATGGCGATCGGAACCGCTGCCATAGCCCCTAGAATATTAAAAAATTATAATGTTCAATTTCCCGAATTCTATCCTCTGTTATTGTTCGCGACTTGCGGGATGATGTTGATGACTTCGGGACAGGATTTTATTCTCGTATTTACAGCACTCGAACTGATGAGTATCTGTCTTTATATTTTGATAGGAATGGCGAGAAGCGATCTATTTTCCTTGGAAGCGACCTTGAAGTATTTTCTTTTGGGAGGCTTTTCCTCGGGGTTTATGCTGATGGGAATCGCGTTTCTTTTCGGGGGAAGCGGATCCACAAATATCACGATAGCATTGAAACCGATCATCGTGATGGGATATCAGGGTAATTTTGCAAAGATAGGGCTTGTATTGTTTTTAACGGGGGTTGCGTTTAAGATCGCACTCTTTCCGTATCACGCGTGGACCCCGGACGCATACGAAGGGGCTCTTACCCCGGTCACGGGATTTATGGCGACCGCTGCGAAAGCGGCTTCCATGGGATTGCTCCTCGTTCTTTATACAAAACTTCCTCTGACTTTGGATGATACGACTTGGGCTTGGCTGCCCGGAATTCTCGCGTTGTTTTCGATGGTGTATGGAAATTTATTAGCACTCAAACAAGAGAATTTAAAACGAATGCTCGCGTATTCGTCGATCGCACACGCGGGGTATATCGTCGCCGGAATTGCCGCCGGAGTCAGGGAAGAAGTATTATTTTATCTGATCGTGTATTGTTTTATGAGCTTGGGTGCTTTTGCGATTCTTGCCTATCTTGAAGAAGGAACGAGACAGGTCACTTTTTTCTCGGTTCAATCCTTATCCGGGGTCAAACCGTTTACCGCGATTGCGATTAATATTTTCTTTATGTCTTTGGCGGGCGTTCCTCCGTTTGGAGGATTTTGGGCAAAGCTCTTTTTATTTCAAAAGTTGGCGGAATCGGAATCATTGATGAATCGAATCCTATTGATCGGGGGAGTCACGAACTCGGCACTTGCGTTATACTACTATCTCCGGATCGGAATCGCCACTTTTATGAGTAGCGACGAAGGAGAAGTGACACGAAATCATTCCGCACCTTACAGTATCGGGGTGACCTCAGTCGTAGTGGTTTGTTTTTTTATGGTAGCCGCAGGATGGTTTTTGCTCGTTCCCGGAAACCTCCTTGCAATCGGCGCGCTTCAATATCTCAGTTCCGGATTTTGATTTTCGATTCGGGAAGAATTTTCACGGGCCGAAATCGAAATTGCATTCAAAAAAATGAATGTTGTAGGTTCGCAGCTTCTGCTTTCCGTCCGCCAAGGCTAAATGTAATCTGTAGGAGTTCCCACAGATCTTTGGTATCAAAATTTACTTGAAAAGAATCCGATTTTCTGATAAAAGCGGATTCGTCGGCTTTTCCCACCCCCTGAAAACTCAATGACTCGGTCTCTGCGGATCGCTCGTCACTCCTCCACCCAAATGTAACTCAATGTTTCGCTCTTGAACGCTGATCCTGAGCTACGACCCGTAGGGAGTAGCTCACTTGAGTTTTAGAGGAGCGTTCACCTAAGTATTTCTGGATCGCGTCACAAGGGCGGGGCCTGAAAGTTTCATGGCAAGATGTAGGAACTCCCATAAAATTTTCGGTCTTCGAATCTTCCATTTCCTCTCTCAAATCCCCTGATAATGTCTTGCAGTAACATAAAATTCGAATAGAATCACCCGTATGAAACCCGCAGAGACGATCTGGATTTTTTGCCTGCTTCTTTCTTTTTGTAACGAATCCGATCCTTCCGTCTCCTTTGCTGATTTAGATCCCAAGGAAAGATTCCGTTTTTATTGGGAAGCGGGAAAGGCAGAGATCGATTCTTACGAACTGAGCCAGGTTCGTTACGGAGAAAATCATAACGGAACGGCGGTTTTGATTTTTGTGACCGAGGATTTTTCAAAATCAAAACAAGTTAAATTGGATCATCCCGAACTTGACGAAACGGATCGAGTCAAGATTCTAAAATTGAATTTAGTTAAGAACTTTGTGACGGGAATTTACGCGTATTCCATGATCTTTTCAATTTTTACCCCGATCGATCTACAGAATCATCCTCGTACCTTAAAAGAATCCATGTCTTCTCAAGAATGGTGCGGAAACGCATTTATTCAACTCAATTTACGAAAGAATCGATTTGAAGTGGAATCCTATTCTTATTTTGAAGAAGAAGGGGATCGTAAATTCGAACTTGAAAACGAATTGCTCGAGGACGAACTTTGGACCCGATTGAGGTTGGATCCGGATCGGATTCCGATGGGAGAAGTCAAACTGATTCCGGGACTTTTTCACGTTAGACTCAATCATAAAGATTTAAAACCGTTAAGAGCGGTGATCTCAAAACAAACGCAGAAAACTGAAACGGTGTATACGATTCGGTATCTCACAGAGGAAAGAACTCTTAGGATTCGAATCGAATCTTCCTTTCCGTATAAAATTCTCGCGTGGGAGGAAACCTTTCTCGATTTTAACGGGCATCTTATGACAACCTATGCGACTTTGCAATCGACGGTGTTAAGCGACTATTGGAATCAAAATCGAAATCGATTTCGAGACGAGCGAAAAAAACTTAAACTCCCGGATTCTTCTTTGTATTAACGTATTTTAAGAGGTTGTAAAACTTACGAGTCCCAAGGAGCCTGTGAATTGATCGGGTTTCGAGACAATTTCGGATCGAACCCAGAGGAGGAATTGTGAAAATCGAAATCGGAAAGGGTTTGGACGGAATTTATTTTGGAATGTCCATGCAAGATGTAAAAACAAAATTAGGTGAGCCGGACGAAGTCTATGACTACGACTACGAGGGTTCCATCTCGACCGGATTCGAATACTTTTCACGAGAAGCGGAATACGAGTTCGACGCGGACGAAGGAAACAAACTTTATTCGATCACTGTTTCCAATCCTTCGGTGCAGCTTTTTGGAAAACCGATCATCGGAGAGTCTATCGAAAAAATCCGCGAAATTCTCAATCAAAATGGAATCGATGATTTGGAAGAAGACGATGAGGAACACGATCATGATCATTCCGAAAATGAAGATGAAGTGGAAGGAGTGACCGCATTTTCCGATCAACTCAATGCGATTTTTCAATTTGAAGAAAATGAACTGATCTTTTTTGGGTTTAGTCCGCTTTTTAAAGACGACGTAATCGATTGGCCTAAATACTAAAACTTTATCGATCTAGTAAAATCGATTCCAACGAAGAGATTCAGAAGAAAAACTTTTTTTCGTCCGAATCTTGAAAAAGATCCGCAATTCTCGGACTGTTTCTTAAAAAAAGTGGCCGAGCCGGAAAATTTTTAAGTTATAATATTATAACTTAAGAATTTTCGGATGTTATTTTTTGTATGAAGACGGATCGGTCTCTCTTTCTCCTTTTTTTATTTTTCTTTCAATGTGCCTATGTGGATATCAATCCTAGTCTTGTGTCCGGAACGGAAGCTAAGGAAATCATATCCGATCGATTGTTAGTAAATCAAATCATCCATTCTATCGGATTGAATCAGGCCGAGCCGAATCGATCGTATTCAACGACAGCACTCGTTTTTACTTTTCTAATTCCGGATTCTATCGGAATCGACGAGAAACAAATGTATCAAAAAGAAGCGGTGAATGAATGCGCAGACCAAATTTTTTTCGTTTCACTTACAATTTCCACTCAATTATCCTTTTTTGTTTGTAAGGCTTCAAATCCTCCGATCAGCATTCCGTTTGTGAGTAAAAAGATATAATCAATTCTTTGATTCTATCTTTTTTAGCGCACCAATTCCAGTTCCAAGATATCCTTCTTGGGAATTTCCTTTGTG comes from the Leptospira sp. WS92.C1 genome and includes:
- a CDS encoding TIGR04452 family lipoprotein produces the protein MKTDRSLFLLFLFFFQCAYVDINPSLVSGTEAKEIISDRLLVNQIIHSIGLNQAEPNRSYSTTALVFTFLIPDSIGIDEKQMYQKEAVNECADQIFFVSLTISTQLSFFVCKASNPPISIPFVSKKI
- a CDS encoding NADH-quinone oxidoreductase subunit N produces the protein MNLIPNLLDLFSILPSLILAGGGVFLVCLCVLFKTREFLIVRYMSGLLLLIAFGSVFYTSFRFPGNGTYFGGQIENSILSFWLNLVYISMAIGTAAIAPRILKNYNVQFPEFYPLLLFATCGMMLMTSGQDFILVFTALELMSICLYILIGMARSDLFSLEATLKYFLLGGFSSGFMLMGIAFLFGGSGSTNITIALKPIIVMGYQGNFAKIGLVLFLTGVAFKIALFPYHAWTPDAYEGALTPVTGFMATAAKAASMGLLLVLYTKLPLTLDDTTWAWLPGILALFSMVYGNLLALKQENLKRMLAYSSIAHAGYIVAGIAAGVREEVLFYLIVYCFMSLGAFAILAYLEEGTRQVTFFSVQSLSGVKPFTAIAINIFFMSLAGVPPFGGFWAKLFLFQKLAESESLMNRILLIGGVTNSALALYYYLRIGIATFMSSDEGEVTRNHSAPYSIGVTSVVVVCFFMVAAGWFLLVPGNLLAIGALQYLSSGF
- a CDS encoding septum formation inhibitor Maf — translated: MKPAETIWIFCLLLSFCNESDPSVSFADLDPKERFRFYWEAGKAEIDSYELSQVRYGENHNGTAVLIFVTEDFSKSKQVKLDHPELDETDRVKILKLNLVKNFVTGIYAYSMIFSIFTPIDLQNHPRTLKESMSSQEWCGNAFIQLNLRKNRFEVESYSYFEEEGDRKFELENELLEDELWTRLRLDPDRIPMGEVKLIPGLFHVRLNHKDLKPLRAVISKQTQKTETVYTIRYLTEERTLRIRIESSFPYKILAWEETFLDFNGHLMTTYATLQSTVLSDYWNQNRNRFRDERKKLKLPDSSLY